The Desulfovibrio inopinatus DSM 10711 genome includes a region encoding these proteins:
- a CDS encoding diguanylate cyclase, which produces MSELIFKEPDEPNPAQDLQSKDKIKVIIADDEEEVHVVTKYVLRDFEYKGRKLEFLSAYSGDETKQLLREHPDASLILLDIVMERDDSGLNVAEFIREGLRNNLIRIILRTGQPGLAPEEEIIVKYDINDYKEKTELTSRKFKTAMTMALRAYADIITIDSFRAILEQEVRVRTAELEEKNRELERLNRELERHATTDALTGTYNRMKFNTLLETEIKRSRRYKRPMSIAMLDIDFFKNINDNFGHAAGDCALREFVEIVSHSIRECDVLARWGGEEFVILFPETTLEETLQVSEKLRQRIETTCFERIGNMTCSFGVTQFSIEDEMETLNKRVDEALYEAKRNGRNTIACK; this is translated from the coding sequence ATGAGTGAACTCATTTTCAAAGAACCTGATGAACCAAATCCGGCTCAGGATCTTCAATCGAAAGACAAAATCAAGGTGATTATTGCTGATGACGAAGAAGAAGTTCATGTTGTCACCAAATACGTCTTGAGAGATTTTGAATACAAAGGCCGAAAGCTCGAATTTCTGAGCGCATATTCTGGTGATGAAACCAAGCAGCTTCTCCGGGAACATCCGGATGCTTCGTTGATATTGCTGGATATCGTGATGGAACGAGATGACTCAGGGTTGAATGTCGCCGAGTTTATCCGCGAAGGCCTGCGCAATAACCTCATACGCATCATCCTTCGAACTGGTCAGCCAGGACTGGCACCGGAAGAAGAGATTATCGTCAAATATGACATCAACGACTATAAAGAAAAAACCGAGCTGACGAGCCGAAAATTCAAAACAGCCATGACCATGGCGTTACGTGCCTACGCCGACATCATCACCATTGATTCATTTCGGGCCATTCTCGAACAAGAGGTGCGTGTACGCACCGCAGAACTGGAAGAAAAAAATCGGGAGTTGGAACGACTCAATCGTGAATTGGAGCGGCATGCGACAACAGACGCGTTGACCGGTACGTACAACAGAATGAAATTCAATACCTTGCTGGAAACGGAAATCAAACGCTCCAGACGATACAAACGTCCCATGTCTATAGCCATGCTTGATATCGACTTCTTTAAAAACATCAATGATAATTTTGGACATGCTGCCGGAGATTGCGCATTGCGAGAATTCGTCGAAATCGTGTCTCACAGCATTCGAGAATGCGATGTGCTTGCCCGATGGGGTGGTGAAGAATTTGTTATTTTGTTCCCGGAAACAACATTGGAAGAAACGCTGCAGGTCTCGGAAAAATTACGGCAACGAATCGAAACCACGTGTTTTGAACGTATCGGCAACATGACGTGCAGCTTTGGTGTGACACAATTTTCGATTGAAGACGAAATGGAAACGCTCAACAAACGAGTGGATGAGGCACTGTACGAAGCCAAAAGAAACGGCAGAAACACTATTGCGTGCAAATAG